The Aureitalea marina genome includes a window with the following:
- a CDS encoding MBL fold metallo-hydrolase has product MIMSNYTLIRSFLIALVLIIMNGCDQPREAESVSMPVGETPQVLPDDPFIVVLGTIQDAGSPQIGCNAACCRDLFADPDVERMRTSLGLIDPNSGRSYLFEATPDIGSQLHLLQKYSKLRSPLPDGIFLTHAHIGHYSGLQFLGKEAINATETRVYGMPRMIQYLNNNGPWEQLVTNNNIQLQPILSDSTLILSQNLTVTPLLVPHRDEYSETVGYMISGPEKTALFIPDIDKWDRWERSIVDLIKEVDIAFLDATFYHGDEIQVRDISQIPHPFIEESMELFKGLSAEDKSKVNFIHFNHTNPVLNLNSIQYQTVLGNGFSIAQLNDVTPL; this is encoded by the coding sequence ATGATCATGTCCAATTATACCCTGATAAGAAGTTTCCTGATCGCTTTAGTCTTGATCATAATGAATGGTTGTGACCAACCTAGGGAGGCAGAATCTGTCAGTATGCCTGTGGGAGAAACTCCACAGGTCTTACCAGATGATCCTTTTATTGTTGTTTTGGGAACTATCCAGGATGCCGGATCACCACAGATAGGCTGCAATGCGGCCTGTTGCCGTGACCTCTTTGCCGATCCGGATGTGGAAAGGATGCGGACCTCCCTGGGTTTGATCGATCCTAACTCCGGTAGGTCATATCTGTTCGAAGCGACCCCGGATATTGGAAGCCAGCTTCATTTGTTGCAGAAATACAGCAAACTCCGCTCACCCTTACCCGATGGAATCTTCCTGACACATGCTCATATCGGACACTATTCCGGACTTCAATTCTTAGGCAAGGAGGCCATTAATGCGACAGAGACTCGGGTTTACGGAATGCCCAGGATGATCCAATACCTGAACAACAACGGACCCTGGGAACAATTGGTCACCAACAACAATATTCAACTCCAACCCATACTATCGGATAGTACCTTGATCTTGTCCCAGAATCTGACCGTAACACCACTGCTGGTCCCACACCGGGATGAATATTCCGAGACCGTTGGCTATATGATCTCAGGGCCAGAAAAAACTGCCTTGTTTATTCCGGACATCGACAAATGGGATCGATGGGAACGCTCTATTGTGGACCTGATCAAAGAGGTTGATATTGCCTTCCTGGACGCCACCTTTTATCACGGGGACGAAATACAGGTAAGAGATATTAGTCAGATTCCTCACCCCTTTATCGAGGAAAGTATGGAGTTGTTCAAGGGCCTCTCCGCCGAGGATAAGTCAAAAGTCAATTTCATCCACTTCAATCATACCAATCCGGTCCTAAACCTAAATTCCATCCAATATCAAACTGTTTTGGGGAATGGTTTCTCTATTGCTCAACTAAACGATGTAACTCCACTTTAA
- a CDS encoding MBOAT family O-acyltransferase yields MLFNSLSFVVFLVVVLALYYSRIFSWTGKKRMLLLASYIFYGMWNPPLVILLWISTVVDWSASKQLATHHLNQRKRKLWLLLSMFVNLGFLAFFKYGDFLLENFVSLMNAIGVEYQARPMDIILPMGISFYTFQTMSYTIDMYYRKTERARTFLDFALYVTFFPQLVAGPIVRAKELITQFYEPKRATANQFFWGLFLLTAGLFQKVVLADTLLSSSSDAVFDSGKVMSALDSWTGTLAFSGQIFFDFAGYSTCAIGIALMLGIVLPDNFRYPYAAIGFSDLWKRWHISLSSWLRDYLYIPLGGNRHGITRMYVALMLTMLLGGLWHGAAWTFVVWGALHGIYLIIERMLRGVVHIKIGKYNGILLALLTYTCVNITWVFFRATDFDIALGMIKSMFFMNPEGELILGEFDIVKVMVVIALTFLCHWFMRNTSMKEQSEKLNPLILGVVWAILFFMICISQGTGEQFIYFQF; encoded by the coding sequence ATGCTGTTCAATTCACTCAGTTTTGTGGTCTTCCTCGTTGTGGTGTTGGCCCTCTATTATTCAAGAATCTTCAGCTGGACCGGAAAAAAGCGGATGCTGCTTCTGGCCAGTTACATCTTTTATGGCATGTGGAATCCGCCATTGGTCATACTCTTGTGGATCTCTACGGTGGTAGACTGGTCTGCCAGTAAGCAATTGGCTACCCATCACCTGAACCAAAGAAAACGTAAACTTTGGCTATTGCTCAGTATGTTCGTCAATCTGGGCTTTCTGGCCTTTTTTAAATACGGAGATTTTCTGCTGGAGAACTTTGTTAGCCTGATGAATGCCATTGGAGTCGAATACCAGGCCAGACCCATGGATATTATACTTCCCATGGGTATCTCCTTCTACACCTTCCAGACCATGTCCTATACCATTGACATGTACTACCGGAAGACAGAACGAGCGAGAACCTTCCTGGATTTTGCGCTTTATGTCACCTTCTTCCCTCAGTTGGTAGCCGGACCGATAGTAAGAGCCAAAGAATTGATCACCCAGTTCTATGAGCCGAAAAGAGCAACCGCCAACCAATTCTTTTGGGGTTTATTCCTGTTAACTGCGGGATTGTTTCAGAAAGTAGTCCTTGCGGACACCTTGCTTTCCAGTTCTTCCGACGCTGTTTTTGATTCAGGTAAGGTGATGAGCGCACTGGATTCCTGGACTGGTACCTTGGCCTTTAGCGGGCAGATCTTCTTTGATTTTGCGGGCTATTCCACTTGTGCCATCGGAATTGCACTAATGCTCGGAATCGTCTTGCCGGACAACTTCAGGTATCCCTATGCCGCAATTGGCTTTTCAGATCTTTGGAAACGATGGCATATCTCCCTATCCAGTTGGTTGAGGGATTACCTCTACATTCCATTGGGTGGAAATCGTCATGGGATCACCCGCATGTATGTCGCGCTGATGCTAACAATGCTCTTGGGTGGTCTATGGCACGGAGCGGCCTGGACCTTTGTGGTATGGGGTGCGCTACATGGGATCTACCTGATCATTGAACGCATGCTCAGAGGGGTTGTCCACATTAAGATCGGGAAATACAACGGAATCTTATTGGCTCTTTTGACCTATACCTGTGTGAACATTACCTGGGTCTTCTTCCGAGCAACAGACTTTGATATCGCTTTGGGAATGATCAAATCTATGTTCTTCATGAATCCGGAAGGTGAACTGATCCTGGGAGAATTTGACATCGTTAAGGTGATGGTTGTTATTGCCCTTACGTTCCTATGCCATTGGTTTATGCGAAACACTTCCATGAAGGAACAATCCGAAAAACTGAACCCATTGATCCTTGGCGTAGTTTGGGCCATACTGTTTTTTATGATCTGTATTTCACAAGGGACAGGAGAGCAATTTATTTATTTCCAATTCTAG
- a CDS encoding M20/M25/M40 family metallo-hydrolase: protein MPTTMWTPKVQFNLLPQFDFPHLRLFLIPFLLLCLPALAQNLSNKEKKIITTIERNNLDALKFLEEVINMNSGTMNPDGVRAVGQVFSDQFDAIGFDTRWIDMPSEMQRAGHLFAETTGSKGKKLLLIGHIDTVFEADSPFQKFEMINDSLAHAPGGNDMKGGDVIVLYALKALHENGLLKDHQIIVAFTGDEEATGKPLSISRKDLIDAAKRSDIALGFETSTGFNNATIARRGASGWKVEVTGKRAHSSGVFNENVGAGAIFEMSRILHEFYEKVRGETYLTFNPGVILGGTFVNLDETNSTGDAFGKSNVVAQTAVVKGGLRFISEEQKENARAKMREIVANNLPQTSAEITFIDSYPAMGPTEGNKALLQVLNQVSLDLEQGGVEGYDPEKRGAADVSFVAEHVDCLDGLGTMGTGAHTPQETVNLKTFQALTERTAILIYRLLNAN from the coding sequence ATGCCGACAACAATGTGGACTCCCAAGGTCCAATTCAATTTGTTGCCCCAGTTTGATTTCCCTCACCTACGCCTTTTTTTGATACCCTTTTTACTGCTTTGCCTTCCTGCTTTGGCTCAAAACCTAAGTAACAAGGAGAAAAAGATAATTACCACTATTGAACGAAATAACTTAGACGCTCTAAAGTTCCTGGAGGAGGTCATCAATATGAACAGTGGCACCATGAACCCGGATGGTGTAAGAGCGGTGGGGCAGGTCTTCAGTGATCAGTTTGATGCCATTGGCTTTGATACCCGATGGATCGATATGCCATCCGAAATGCAGCGTGCTGGTCATCTCTTTGCCGAGACAACGGGATCCAAAGGGAAAAAACTCCTGCTCATCGGACATATCGATACGGTCTTTGAAGCGGACAGTCCCTTTCAAAAATTTGAGATGATCAATGACTCCCTGGCTCATGCTCCTGGAGGCAACGATATGAAAGGGGGAGACGTGATCGTTCTATATGCGCTCAAAGCCTTGCATGAAAATGGTCTGCTTAAAGATCATCAGATAATAGTCGCCTTTACTGGGGATGAAGAAGCCACTGGAAAACCCTTATCCATTAGCCGGAAAGATCTGATCGACGCCGCCAAACGCTCTGATATTGCCTTGGGATTTGAGACATCCACCGGTTTTAACAACGCCACAATAGCCCGTAGAGGAGCTTCTGGCTGGAAAGTAGAAGTGACCGGAAAGCGAGCACACAGCTCTGGTGTATTCAACGAAAATGTAGGAGCTGGGGCGATCTTCGAGATGTCCCGCATCTTGCACGAATTCTATGAAAAAGTGCGAGGGGAAACCTATTTGACCTTCAATCCGGGCGTAATACTTGGTGGAACCTTTGTAAATCTGGACGAGACGAATAGCACCGGAGATGCCTTTGGTAAATCCAATGTGGTTGCCCAAACTGCAGTGGTGAAAGGGGGCCTGCGTTTTATCTCTGAAGAACAAAAAGAGAATGCCCGTGCTAAAATGCGAGAGATCGTAGCCAATAACCTGCCCCAGACCTCAGCGGAGATCACTTTTATTGACTCTTATCCTGCCATGGGACCCACCGAAGGTAATAAAGCCCTGCTCCAAGTTCTGAACCAGGTCAGCCTGGACCTGGAACAAGGTGGCGTAGAAGGTTATGACCCCGAAAAGAGAGGAGCAGCCGATGTCTCCTTCGTCGCAGAACATGTTGATTGCCTGGATGGTTTAGGAACCATGGGTACCGGAGCCCACACCCCCCAGGAAACGGTCAATCTGAAGACCTTCCAAGCCCTGACTGAACGAACTGCCATTTTGATCTACCGACTGCTCAATGCCAACTAA